The DNA region CTGTTGACTCATCAAGTGATTTCAATTCTATAGTCTCTAcgccttcttgttcatttTCATGTTCTTGTTCCATGACTCGCACGCGATTTTTGACATGATCGAACTTAGCTTGCACGGACTGCAAAAACGACTGTTTCCCGGCTAAATTTGACCCACGAACAACCCTCTCAAAGAACATCTCTATTACTTGTTCCATCTCGCTAGAAACGAGTCCGgttatcttcttcatgtCATAAATTTCCCGAATGTAAGCGATCAATTCCGATTGGTGAATGACACGATATGTACTTTCCTCATCTCCCTTCATTTGATATTCGAATGCTTTCATCATAAGCGCATCCTTTTGTTGCTCGGAGATGATAGGCATATGTTTCAAGAGATATTCCTCTGATTTCGCGTAATCGCTACTAGCTATCTCACCAAATGCTTCTGTTTCAGGCGCCAATTCCATAACATCTTCGTACTCAATGAAATTGGCCGGCAAACTGGGCAAATCAACGGCTGGTACTGGCGATCCGATTCCCGTCTTTGCAGCGGCTTTCTGTAAATTTTCGGCcactttttcttctacTGCAGACTCTTTTTTGTTCATGAAACCGCTGTCGAAGCCTGGCTTAATATCTTCCGATGAGATCGATGaattcttctcaatgtACAACTGttccagctttttctttgcttccACGGTAACATTATCAATTTTCTGCCTATGCTTAAGAACGAGTTGACGAATAACGGCGCCATCCTTCGGGTCTTTGCCCTCATTCTTCGCATCTCTTTCCAGTTGCTCAAAAAGATCCTCGACCATTTCATTGTAAGAGGGTATATCTGGATCCACATTATCCCCCATGCTCTTCTCATGCTTATCAAAATTGGCATTTAAAAACTTGGCGAGAGTGTCCTTCACAACCAAATCGCTATCCTTCAGATTCTCGAGAAGCTTGTCGACTCGCCTGTTAAGAGACGCATACATATTGATCTGGGTCTCCAAATTTTTGATATCTTGGTTCCGCTTCAGCCTCTTCTCATGAATACTCTGCTGCTTCCACTTGATGAATGAACGCTTATCAACGTTAGGATGCACCTCGATGTCCGAGTCATCCGAAAGCTCGATCTTGTCCCACTTCGAGTAATCAATTGCcattttcttttcaaaagataATATGTCTGGGTAAATGATGACTGCAGGTCTAATAACTATTCTCGACACTAGTTAAGCCACTAGGAAGAATTAGCCCTCAACCCATCTGG from Torulaspora globosa chromosome 3, complete sequence includes:
- the CDC37 gene encoding Hsp90 co-chaperone CDC37 (ancestral locus Anc_8.361); this encodes MAIDYSKWDKIELSDDSDIEVHPNVDKRSFIKWKQQSIHEKRLKRNQDIKNLETQINMYASLNRRVDKLLENLKDSDLVVKDTLAKFLNANFDKHEKSMGDNVDPDIPSYNEMVEDLFEQLERDAKNEGKDPKDGAVIRQLVLKHRQKIDNVTVEAKKKLEQLYIEKNSSISSEDIKPGFDSGFMNKKESAVEEKVAENLQKAAAKTGIGSPVPAVDLPSLPANFIEYEDVMELAPETEAFGEIASSDYAKSEEYLLKHMPIISEQQKDALMMKAFEYQMKGDEESTYRVIHQSELIAYIREIYDMKKITGLVSSEMEQVIEMFFERVVRGSNLAGKQSFLQSVQAKFDHVKNRVRVMEQEHENEQEGVETIELKSLDESTELEVNLPDFKSEDPAEVKRVEAFQKLPQAMQDAIKTKNLDKVNEVFAEIPIKEAEEYLELFNEADIIGVKALLETEEDFKQLQNEYESQNKLEDLSLHGDAKPEDKNEELSSSEAVENTADVVD